From Planctomycetota bacterium, a single genomic window includes:
- a CDS encoding prepilin-type N-terminal cleavage/methylation domain-containing protein, which translates to MNRPTRNRGFTLIEILVVVGIIVLLVGILLPALGSARKKARYAAWAAYSRNLAADPDMAAYYDFQGQGGSGDRTVKNKAQGAIDTKMIRIASANDLYRMTWPVDETKFPVWATGRWEGKGAIQFDGVDDYLETAVQTQGQFDFRGSFSVFCWFKIDEFQGTWDALITKGDSTWRLHRYLTSHTLSFDTNHGGPADVLDAHTPVDDNAWHLAVVTMHVGSGRYDKAIYIDGNVENTRTLTTPMDLNDYRLMIGRNEQAGGARYIHGLIDEIGIVRRALTVDDVAKMYNIGHP; encoded by the coding sequence ATGAATCGACCGACACGAAATCGCGGCTTCACGCTGATCGAAATCCTTGTCGTCGTCGGCATCATCGTGCTGCTGGTGGGCATCCTGCTGCCGGCATTAGGCAGCGCGCGGAAGAAGGCGCGCTACGCCGCATGGGCCGCATATTCGAGGAATCTCGCCGCCGATCCGGACATGGCGGCGTATTACGATTTTCAGGGTCAGGGCGGCAGCGGCGACCGCACCGTCAAGAACAAAGCCCAGGGCGCGATCGACACGAAGATGATTCGCATCGCCTCGGCCAATGACCTGTACCGCATGACCTGGCCGGTCGACGAGACGAAGTTCCCGGTGTGGGCGACCGGGCGATGGGAAGGTAAGGGCGCGATCCAATTCGACGGCGTGGACGACTATCTCGAAACGGCCGTGCAGACGCAGGGCCAGTTCGATTTCCGCGGATCGTTCTCCGTCTTCTGCTGGTTCAAGATCGACGAGTTTCAGGGCACATGGGACGCCTTGATCACCAAGGGCGATTCCACCTGGCGATTGCACCGCTACCTGACATCTCACACACTCTCGTTCGACACGAACCACGGCGGGCCGGCCGATGTGCTCGACGCCCATACGCCGGTCGATGACAATGCGTGGCATCTGGCGGTGGTGACGATGCACGTCGGCTCCGGCCGGTACGACAAGGCGATTTACATTGATGGCAACGTCGAGAATACGCGGACGCTCACCACGCCGATGGACCTCAATGACTACCGCCTGATGATCGGCCGCAATGAACAGGCCGGCGGGGCACGATACATTCACGGTCTCATCGACGAGATCGGCATCGTCCGCCGCGCCCTGACCGTCGACGATGTTGCCAAGATGTACAACATCGGCCACCCCTGA
- a CDS encoding prepilin-type N-terminal cleavage/methylation domain-containing protein produces the protein MKKAAFTLIELMVVVAIILVLVAILLPTLENAKEVAALTVCAANQRQLVMSNQMYASDNHGLYPPFRMAITLNWKGEVDGSDGPGITRLDQSLLWPYFRSAGVLMCPIFKALTNDDAIRAYSMNWNIGSTPPMTDNDNEGIGSLTKVRRPAELCMFSEENPWAHPAYSGVGINDADLVVRTWPTQDTLATYHLPRYERYAQGEPAGFLPTHQDQLLDTGVANVGFVDGHVATANTLQTERLVFNDPTRVHYPGNFAYADR, from the coding sequence ATGAAAAAAGCCGCATTCACATTGATCGAGCTTATGGTCGTCGTCGCGATCATCCTGGTGCTCGTGGCGATTCTCCTGCCGACGCTCGAGAACGCCAAGGAGGTCGCCGCGCTGACCGTCTGCGCCGCCAATCAGCGCCAGCTTGTCATGTCCAACCAGATGTACGCCAGCGACAACCACGGCCTGTATCCGCCATTCCGCATGGCCATCACGCTCAATTGGAAAGGCGAAGTCGACGGGTCCGACGGCCCGGGCATCACGCGACTCGATCAAAGTCTGCTCTGGCCCTACTTCCGAAGCGCCGGCGTGCTGATGTGTCCGATCTTCAAGGCGCTGACGAATGACGATGCGATTCGCGCCTATTCGATGAACTGGAACATCGGCTCGACGCCGCCGATGACGGACAATGACAATGAGGGCATCGGCTCGCTGACGAAGGTCCGACGCCCCGCGGAACTGTGCATGTTCAGCGAGGAAAACCCGTGGGCCCATCCGGCTTACTCGGGGGTGGGCATCAATGACGCCGACCTCGTCGTCCGCACCTGGCCCACGCAGGACACGCTCGCCACGTATCATCTGCCCCGCTACGAACGCTACGCGCAGGGCGAGCCCGCCGGGTTCCTGCCCACGCATCAGGACCAGCTTCTGGACACCGGCGTCGCCAACGTCGGATTCGTCGACGGCCACGTCGCTACCGCCAACACGCTCCAGACCGAGCGCCTCGTCTTCAATGACCCGACGCGCGTGCATTACCCGGGCAACTTCGCGTATGCTGATCGCTGA